In the Ensifer adhaerens genome, one interval contains:
- a CDS encoding methyl-accepting chemotaxis protein, which produces MRNIDIRTFVRDHGPICLFVLMTIIGAAVIWFGKLYDLDISIVTTIPIVLMLVYLVLNLLPGLRVRSEQAGDNLYYMGFIFTLASLGISLYKFTGEASIEDVVRNFGIAIVSTITGIALRIFYNQMRRDPADIETAVRVELAEMTRRVRTELDTSALEFSSYRRTSNQMLSEGFEEIARQAQRNGEAVRASIEAMSVKATQTIQETSEKLLATLEKTHAQLAELADKNVKTVERVAEQVDKSVGQVVQRADALSSTMESLTAKFSIARSPDEILRVDVTPAIEALKDLVDGNVKSIEANTVAARDTAKKVITAIGPFKQVAAQLNALSVDIKGSTAAVGSSAEALGKASEQIREAMDAVRSMLDAERNTAEQVRNLAGVVNTLELRSSERDERGAVQSDRIEIALAKVEAIVAVPAVAESASVVDEPVEALEKPAADSTETRPIMPAPAGEDAITVPEMTTAAIEAAEPQPDKSRWSIWNR; this is translated from the coding sequence ATGAGGAACATCGACATTAGGACGTTCGTCCGCGATCACGGACCAATTTGTCTCTTCGTCTTGATGACGATCATCGGGGCGGCCGTAATCTGGTTTGGCAAGCTTTACGACCTGGACATCTCGATCGTCACCACCATCCCGATCGTCTTGATGCTCGTCTATCTTGTGCTCAACCTGCTGCCCGGACTCAGGGTTCGCAGCGAACAGGCCGGTGACAACCTCTACTACATGGGGTTCATTTTCACCCTCGCGAGCCTCGGAATCTCGCTCTACAAGTTCACGGGCGAGGCCTCGATCGAGGACGTCGTGCGCAACTTCGGCATCGCGATCGTGTCGACGATCACGGGCATCGCGCTTCGCATCTTCTACAACCAGATGCGCCGTGACCCGGCCGACATCGAAACGGCAGTGCGCGTCGAGCTTGCCGAGATGACGCGGCGCGTCAGGACCGAGCTCGACACATCTGCACTCGAGTTTTCTAGCTACCGCCGCACCAGCAACCAGATGCTGTCGGAAGGCTTCGAGGAGATCGCCAGGCAGGCGCAAAGGAACGGGGAAGCCGTCAGGGCGTCGATCGAAGCAATGTCCGTCAAGGCTACGCAGACTATTCAAGAGACCTCGGAGAAATTGCTGGCAACGCTCGAGAAGACGCACGCACAACTTGCCGAACTCGCGGACAAGAATGTGAAGACGGTCGAGCGGGTCGCGGAACAGGTGGACAAGTCGGTCGGGCAAGTCGTCCAGCGCGCCGATGCCCTTTCGAGTACGATGGAAAGCCTGACGGCAAAGTTTTCGATCGCAAGGTCTCCCGACGAAATCCTGCGCGTAGACGTCACTCCCGCGATCGAAGCTCTGAAAGACCTGGTTGACGGCAACGTGAAGTCGATCGAAGCCAACACCGTGGCAGCGCGCGATACGGCCAAAAAGGTGATCACCGCCATCGGTCCGTTCAAGCAGGTGGCAGCACAGCTAAACGCGCTGTCCGTGGACATTAAGGGATCCACCGCCGCAGTGGGTTCGTCCGCCGAGGCGTTGGGCAAGGCGTCCGAACAGATCCGGGAGGCAATGGACGCAGTCCGCTCCATGCTTGATGCGGAGCGCAACACGGCTGAGCAGGTTAGGAATCTCGCCGGCGTGGTGAACACTCTCGAGCTTCGCAGCTCGGAACGCGACGAGCGGGGCGCAGTTCAGAGCGACCGTATCGAAATAGCGCTGGCGAAGGTCGAAGCCATTGTCGCCGTGCCTGCTGTCGCAGAGTCCGCGTCAGTAGTGGATGAGCCTGTAGAAGCCTTGGAGAAGCCCGCGGCGGATTCGACGGAAACCAGGCCGATCATGCCGGCGCCGGCTGGAGAGGACGCCATCACGGTGCCGGAGATGACCACCGCCGCCATTGAGGCAGCAGAACCGCAGCCTGACAAGTCGCGGTGGAGCATCTGGAACCGATGA
- a CDS encoding OmpA family protein, with product MSNTIAGAEGRGYNRGLILGFTMAESLLLVVFCLLLVAAAIISKERQRATEAEQRATRAEEQVLAKSHDAEELQKQIKEMQVQLAAAGRDQSDDEWRELVLAKKAVEALAVKFSDKNPKEIVRKVTDMLEDYRELQAAIPSQKRLQDEHLKALAEISRLRQDLDSKAKELASLEKPSKPHEWPPIITLSEANNNYFRSGSAELTVAFATKLNSSIADQIASNLQAYGADIVEVIGHTDEQPISRAGSNMDKNAIDVLLAHKNVTSLEPADNAGLGLARAISVANVLKSNKSLADITVLPLSAAQLILPGDTLTRGEAGDVETRRRIEIRIRRREVAAQ from the coding sequence ATGAGCAACACCATCGCAGGTGCCGAAGGGCGCGGCTACAATCGTGGGCTCATCCTTGGCTTCACAATGGCGGAATCGTTGCTGCTCGTCGTGTTCTGCCTGCTGCTTGTGGCCGCCGCGATTATTTCGAAGGAACGGCAGCGCGCGACGGAGGCTGAGCAGCGAGCGACCCGTGCAGAGGAGCAGGTTCTGGCCAAGAGCCACGATGCCGAAGAGCTGCAGAAACAGATCAAAGAGATGCAGGTTCAGCTTGCCGCCGCCGGACGAGACCAGTCCGACGACGAGTGGCGTGAGCTGGTGCTCGCCAAAAAAGCCGTCGAAGCGTTGGCTGTGAAGTTTTCCGACAAAAACCCGAAGGAGATCGTCCGCAAGGTCACTGACATGCTCGAAGATTACCGAGAACTTCAGGCGGCCATTCCGTCTCAAAAGCGTCTGCAGGACGAGCATCTGAAGGCACTGGCTGAAATTTCTCGGTTGCGACAGGACTTGGATTCCAAAGCGAAAGAACTGGCGTCGCTTGAAAAGCCTTCGAAGCCACACGAGTGGCCGCCAATCATCACACTCAGCGAGGCTAACAACAACTACTTCCGCTCAGGCAGTGCCGAGTTGACCGTGGCGTTCGCGACCAAATTGAACAGCTCCATCGCCGACCAAATAGCGAGCAACTTGCAGGCCTACGGCGCGGATATCGTGGAAGTCATTGGCCACACGGACGAACAGCCGATTTCCCGTGCCGGATCGAACATGGACAAGAACGCCATCGACGTGCTCCTGGCTCACAAGAACGTAACGTCGCTCGAGCCAGCTGACAACGCGGGTCTTGGTCTGGCGCGAGCGATCTCGGTCGCGAACGTATTGAAATCCAACAAATCGCTTGCGGATATCACCGTGCTCCCACTTTCGGCTGCTCAGCTAATCCTGCCCGGCGACACATTGACGCGCGGCGAGGCGGGCGATGTCGAGACACGCCGCCGCATCGAAATACGCATCAGAAGACGTGAGGTGGCGGCGCAGTGA
- a CDS encoding restriction endonuclease, whose amino-acid sequence MISDDKHFELITAALQRLTIPNSEVSWNTRIDNRQFDVLARINVGLHSVLLAYEVKHRSRPVGVDAVEAFVTKARDANVNKATFVSTSGFQKGAVNVAKRHGIDLFTLSLQPSDKPSFSPQASYLVFSRLGSANARLSEIEVVETDKPMNAVVKCVLHYVDGQEVVLPDEPTQMTYCLERSSIGKRSLADLIKIQAGKPVATGTTNVRYVPVDGEVVPPDEFFIHRGRLLQIELHVEGVIGNVLGGDVRIDLTALQNTVRYQNVISGSIAEFPLSSLPVGEPTFTPGAFYFLENPLRYYYCDAVRGNIATIFLVESFQLGHLFGAEFTQEVQFASFYIPLDDRKILERLRRRLQRMKSQSVLTYRPG is encoded by the coding sequence ATGATATCGGACGACAAGCACTTTGAGTTGATCACGGCGGCGCTCCAACGCTTGACGATTCCAAACTCCGAAGTCTCGTGGAACACGCGTATCGACAACAGACAGTTCGATGTTTTGGCCCGGATTAACGTCGGGCTTCATTCAGTGCTGCTTGCGTACGAAGTGAAACATAGATCGCGACCGGTCGGAGTAGATGCGGTCGAGGCTTTCGTGACTAAGGCGAGGGATGCGAACGTAAACAAGGCAACGTTCGTCAGCACGTCTGGGTTTCAAAAAGGCGCTGTTAACGTTGCGAAACGGCACGGGATCGACCTCTTCACCTTGAGCTTGCAACCCAGTGATAAGCCTAGCTTTTCACCGCAGGCGTCATATCTTGTCTTCAGCCGACTCGGCTCAGCGAATGCACGGCTGTCGGAAATAGAGGTGGTCGAGACCGACAAACCAATGAACGCGGTCGTGAAGTGCGTCCTCCACTACGTCGACGGGCAAGAGGTGGTGCTACCCGATGAGCCGACGCAGATGACCTACTGCCTCGAGCGCAGCAGCATTGGAAAGAGGTCGTTGGCGGACCTGATCAAAATACAAGCGGGCAAGCCGGTGGCTACGGGCACTACGAACGTGCGTTACGTTCCGGTTGACGGCGAAGTAGTCCCGCCTGACGAGTTCTTCATCCACCGGGGGAGGCTTCTCCAGATAGAGCTTCACGTGGAAGGCGTTATCGGCAACGTGCTTGGCGGCGACGTCCGTATAGATCTCACGGCGCTGCAGAATACAGTCCGCTACCAGAATGTAATTTCTGGATCGATCGCGGAATTTCCGCTGTCATCACTGCCCGTAGGCGAACCTACATTTACGCCCGGAGCTTTCTATTTCTTGGAGAATCCGCTCCGATACTACTATTGCGACGCTGTTAGAGGAAATATTGCTACTATTTTTTTAGTGGAGAGTTTCCAGTTGGGGCATCTATTTGGGGCGGAATTCACTCAGGAAGTGCAATTCGCATCGTTTTATATCCCTCTGGATGACCGGAAGATTTTGGAGCGCCTGCGGCGTAGGCTCCAGCGAATGAAGTCGCAAAGTGTTCTCACCTACCGCCCTGGATAG
- a CDS encoding Eco57I restriction-modification methylase domain-containing protein, with product MTTGVLELRGRDQFGLPMLAVVRAAARELSQVVPEGADLGEVCLHLGSFDTKAVDVLRLRLSSLAASERNYWIGTLYTLMISADLRRAQATYFTRPDLAEAVIDLAIEHGFDLREHSVLDPAAGGAAFLSLIAHRMRAEKLDPADIASRLNGVEIDVSLATMSESLIAEQLEGYAGRRIVSPGDSLRHEFAKSYDLVIANPPYGRITAKDLENDHWMKVAHSGHINKYAVFTELCFRLTKPGGLVALVIPSSFKGGPLYDRMRSFIANRGQILALGTVVSREDVFADVTQDISVLLVRVGGSHPPSAAVKFPSFIAGGIARPVPAGILPGDVSMPWLAPWDSRRDRGGATIADYGGHVKAGYFVWNRSQEKFCASTDPGALPLFWAKNIRAGTPCKPRNRKNDGTDFVTVPKDSPAIISGPAIMVQRTTNSSQSRRIVAAVVDQNSIAGWPGFVSENHTIVITGDRADDLALLASLLNTKAVDERYRAVSGTATVSVKLLRELDLPWPQSFRDALLNGFDAEEAAVLAYRNGERRPLAEAS from the coding sequence ATGACGACTGGGGTATTGGAATTGCGGGGAAGGGATCAGTTCGGGCTGCCGATGCTTGCGGTAGTGAGAGCGGCCGCGCGTGAGTTATCTCAAGTTGTTCCTGAGGGCGCCGACCTGGGAGAGGTCTGCCTGCATCTTGGTTCATTTGACACCAAGGCCGTGGACGTTTTGCGTCTTCGCCTGTCGTCTTTGGCAGCGAGCGAGCGAAACTACTGGATCGGCACCCTTTACACGCTGATGATCTCGGCGGACTTGCGGCGTGCTCAAGCCACGTATTTCACTCGCCCGGATCTTGCCGAAGCGGTTATCGACCTGGCGATCGAGCATGGATTCGATCTTCGGGAACATAGTGTCCTCGATCCCGCAGCTGGTGGCGCTGCTTTCCTTTCGCTGATAGCCCATCGGATGCGAGCGGAAAAACTCGATCCGGCAGACATCGCGAGCAGGCTGAACGGAGTGGAGATCGATGTCAGCCTCGCCACGATGTCCGAATCCTTAATCGCCGAACAGCTCGAAGGATACGCTGGCAGGCGCATCGTCTCTCCTGGGGACAGCCTCCGTCATGAGTTCGCGAAATCCTATGACCTTGTGATCGCGAATCCACCATACGGCAGGATCACTGCCAAGGATTTGGAGAACGACCACTGGATGAAGGTCGCCCACAGCGGGCATATCAACAAGTACGCAGTATTCACGGAGCTATGTTTTAGACTGACGAAGCCCGGCGGTCTTGTCGCACTAGTCATCCCGTCGAGCTTCAAGGGCGGGCCGCTCTATGACCGGATGCGCTCCTTCATCGCCAACCGCGGTCAAATCCTCGCCCTTGGCACCGTGGTCAGCCGTGAGGACGTCTTCGCCGATGTTACCCAAGATATCAGCGTACTACTTGTGAGGGTCGGCGGCTCGCACCCGCCATCCGCAGCAGTGAAATTCCCTTCGTTTATTGCCGGAGGCATCGCACGCCCGGTTCCGGCCGGGATCCTGCCTGGGGATGTGTCCATGCCGTGGCTGGCGCCTTGGGATTCGCGTCGAGACCGGGGAGGTGCCACGATCGCGGACTATGGTGGTCATGTGAAAGCTGGATACTTCGTTTGGAACCGCTCTCAGGAGAAGTTCTGCGCGTCGACGGATCCGGGTGCACTACCGCTTTTCTGGGCCAAAAACATCCGCGCAGGTACACCCTGCAAGCCGCGCAATCGCAAAAATGACGGCACTGACTTTGTCACGGTTCCGAAGGATAGCCCCGCGATAATCAGCGGGCCTGCCATCATGGTCCAGCGCACGACGAACAGCAGCCAGTCCCGAAGAATAGTAGCCGCCGTAGTGGATCAGAACTCGATCGCGGGGTGGCCGGGCTTCGTCAGTGAGAACCATACGATTGTCATTACGGGCGACCGTGCCGACGATCTCGCGCTGTTAGCCTCGCTGTTAAACACGAAAGCAGTCGATGAACGTTATCGCGCGGTATCTGGCACTGCCACGGTGTCCGTGAAGCTTCTCAGGGAACTGGATCTGCCCTGGCCGCAGTCGTTCCGCGACGCCCTTCTAAACGGTTTCGACGCGGAGGAGGCGGCCGTGCTTGCGTATCGGAATGGCGAGCGGCGTCCTCTTGCGGAGGCTTCGTGA
- a CDS encoding DEAD/DEAH box helicase family protein yields MVPKNAAELGKIDVELKEAVCDALVNMIARRSSGTDEAGRIVYGKSPQRSVFSGQLLPRLSSADVDETSDIRIAAIGIDFNMDAASTSILEAKPKFSVYVRVLPTWEEISSDRFGIKIDFKLRNDKKREIDCKIKERREELYARENLAQPDWGSLDPDQRQRLNRRREEIQSQVRTSVYAEYGIRLDIGSAILREPSVDEQEDVGAATASADGDDALESEPRPDIGRLVTAGATIPASLHSPAPIPPKWIRIDLELPECRWAADLSDDALKSVLWEHSIAMNAAITAQLRSWLQGEGSKVAWRDRMVTQADAANEESWNSFVESLANETADPKILPSLAGVAMRIERQRDFLDASRLSLRVTLDNSCKELSKIDARFQCNAIFGTGVTIRLAKVAHRPVKLDRVEPSYRFRDYMSYPAIGLNCGVETDEPSEGAIELSTTWAPRFNQPRVVPRNIRLEYRFRPLADGHDVSKLGILVDEYRTWIDEQQATLKGSITQGLGYEDGERERARFEEDVAGQRTEARHIEQGINILVASRQAALAVANASGSERELLIRKSIPWRSWLMLNESFARRDEKTGLKDRGWRLFQLAFILAHIPTFASRLEEFSEFFDADRDEISASLLYFPTGGGKSEAFYGALVFAIFLDRLRGKDRGITAMIRYPLRLLTLQQAQRLLKLIVWSEIVRTENGAGSWPIEIGFWVGASNTPNRFAKIGPDLPDLATQSKGDDFALAANSEAKRYQDAQASYNKVPACPCCGEATGLRRYRAAGGKERAVIVCFDEKCDWNRSHGRIAPLPFLLTDDTIYQRAPAILLGTVDKLAMIGQTTTTITDILGMFGLARWIGPDGHFSNPFQEQDLARGPQSVGASPVFPAYDGGKKIFKDPFPSLIIQDEAHLLEESLGTFSGLFDTLLEKTLISIDDICGKQLKVAGYRDEQGKWSPRLPKIIAATATISDPERQIKTLYQRKPVRYPYPGPDIYRSFFSEPQEAPSANGERSALAQSLPPHLAPEATTPLMRLYVSLMTNGATHTVTTVGVLSSFHAIVTGLWQDLLDPLKTQAAVAALAAAVSPGRAGNWRRAAIQRAAGEGRADEIMALVDLHRIALAYVTNKKGGDQVIDALHTAVAQKHEVAGLPHDRFVSRLISGGIDMQEIQSVMKLAETPFEGGAYPSIGDTLRNIVATSAISHGVDVDRFNSMFFAGLPSDIAEYIQASSRVGRTHVGFVMLLPTPQSRRDRYVIETHDIFHRFLERMIAPPAVERWSETAIERVRPSYVQTWAMLKDASAFRSLPDERKSQFKTHDSTRVLSNLARADNVRFASDIGHFMLDALGVAGRGPEKIGEPPARDFYRGRTDAAAQVLGRAIRDLDITARLRTFWEEQDSKLRMPMTSLRDVDEAGIIRASDYDRGSRGGSREMSLDDIAIAMKIIRRQRGDAAETDTDFDEIAGD; encoded by the coding sequence ATGGTTCCAAAGAACGCCGCCGAGCTAGGGAAGATAGACGTCGAACTCAAGGAGGCCGTCTGCGATGCTCTCGTCAACATGATCGCCCGCAGGTCTAGCGGCACTGACGAGGCCGGACGCATCGTATACGGCAAGTCACCGCAACGGAGTGTGTTCTCCGGTCAGCTACTGCCTCGTCTCTCCAGCGCCGACGTTGACGAAACTTCGGACATCCGGATCGCCGCCATCGGCATCGACTTCAACATGGATGCGGCCTCGACCTCCATTCTGGAGGCGAAGCCCAAATTCTCTGTCTATGTCCGCGTCCTTCCGACGTGGGAGGAGATTTCGAGCGATCGCTTTGGAATCAAGATCGACTTCAAGCTCCGCAACGACAAGAAGCGGGAAATTGACTGCAAGATCAAGGAGCGTCGAGAGGAGTTGTACGCGAGGGAGAATCTGGCGCAACCCGACTGGGGTTCTCTCGATCCTGACCAGCGGCAGCGGCTGAACCGTCGCCGCGAGGAGATCCAAAGCCAGGTTCGCACCAGCGTCTACGCCGAGTACGGGATCCGGCTTGACATCGGAAGCGCCATCCTGCGCGAGCCATCGGTTGACGAGCAGGAGGACGTTGGAGCCGCAACCGCCTCGGCTGATGGCGACGATGCCCTCGAATCCGAACCGAGACCGGACATCGGGCGACTCGTGACGGCTGGTGCGACGATCCCGGCATCCCTGCACTCGCCAGCGCCCATTCCTCCCAAGTGGATCAGAATTGATCTTGAGCTACCCGAATGCAGATGGGCCGCAGACCTGTCGGACGATGCCCTGAAATCGGTATTGTGGGAGCATTCCATCGCCATGAACGCCGCCATCACGGCGCAGCTTCGCAGCTGGCTTCAGGGCGAGGGATCAAAAGTGGCGTGGCGCGACCGAATGGTCACTCAAGCCGATGCCGCGAACGAAGAAAGCTGGAACAGCTTTGTCGAAAGCCTCGCGAATGAGACGGCGGATCCGAAGATTTTGCCGAGCCTCGCGGGAGTGGCTATGCGGATCGAGAGACAGCGCGACTTCTTGGATGCAAGTCGCCTATCGCTCCGGGTAACGCTGGACAATTCGTGTAAAGAACTCAGCAAGATCGATGCCCGGTTCCAGTGCAACGCCATCTTCGGCACCGGAGTTACGATACGTCTGGCCAAGGTCGCACATCGCCCGGTCAAGCTTGACCGAGTCGAGCCGTCCTACAGGTTTCGGGATTACATGAGCTACCCCGCAATCGGCCTGAACTGCGGCGTGGAGACGGACGAGCCGTCGGAGGGAGCCATCGAGCTATCCACAACGTGGGCACCTAGATTCAATCAGCCGCGAGTGGTGCCGAGGAACATCAGGCTCGAGTATCGATTCCGGCCGCTCGCCGACGGCCATGACGTTTCGAAGCTCGGCATACTCGTTGACGAATATCGAACCTGGATCGATGAGCAGCAGGCAACGCTGAAGGGTTCAATCACTCAGGGGCTCGGATATGAGGATGGAGAACGTGAGCGAGCGCGCTTCGAAGAGGATGTTGCAGGACAGCGCACGGAGGCGCGCCATATCGAGCAGGGGATCAATATTCTCGTAGCCTCACGCCAGGCAGCACTTGCGGTGGCGAACGCCTCCGGTTCAGAACGCGAGCTTTTGATCCGCAAGTCGATTCCATGGCGCTCATGGCTAATGCTGAACGAGTCCTTCGCGCGTCGTGACGAAAAAACGGGCCTCAAAGACAGAGGCTGGAGACTGTTCCAGCTTGCGTTCATTCTCGCTCACATACCCACGTTTGCCTCGAGGCTCGAGGAATTCTCCGAATTCTTCGACGCGGATCGAGACGAAATCTCCGCGAGCCTGCTCTACTTCCCCACCGGAGGCGGAAAATCGGAAGCCTTCTACGGCGCCCTGGTTTTCGCCATTTTCCTCGACAGGCTTCGGGGTAAGGACCGCGGGATCACGGCGATGATCCGATATCCACTGAGGCTGCTCACGCTGCAGCAGGCGCAACGTCTCCTGAAGCTCATCGTCTGGAGTGAGATCGTTCGAACGGAGAATGGAGCGGGATCTTGGCCAATCGAGATTGGCTTCTGGGTCGGCGCATCCAACACACCGAACCGTTTTGCCAAGATTGGACCCGATCTGCCAGATCTCGCAACCCAGAGTAAGGGCGATGACTTCGCCCTGGCGGCCAACTCCGAGGCGAAGCGCTACCAGGACGCACAGGCATCCTACAACAAGGTTCCGGCTTGCCCGTGTTGTGGCGAAGCGACAGGTCTGAGGAGATACAGGGCAGCCGGAGGGAAGGAGCGGGCTGTCATCGTTTGCTTCGACGAGAAATGCGACTGGAACAGGTCGCATGGCAGGATCGCTCCCCTGCCGTTCTTGCTCACCGATGACACGATCTATCAGCGCGCGCCGGCTATCCTTCTCGGGACAGTGGACAAGCTGGCCATGATCGGCCAAACCACCACGACAATCACGGACATTCTGGGCATGTTCGGGCTCGCTCGATGGATCGGACCCGATGGCCATTTCTCCAATCCGTTCCAAGAGCAGGATCTCGCGAGAGGACCACAGAGCGTCGGCGCCTCTCCCGTGTTTCCCGCCTACGACGGCGGGAAGAAGATCTTCAAGGATCCTTTCCCCAGCCTTATCATCCAGGACGAAGCTCATCTTCTTGAAGAGAGCCTAGGTACCTTCAGCGGTCTCTTCGACACCCTTCTTGAAAAAACGCTCATTTCGATCGACGATATCTGCGGGAAGCAGCTTAAAGTCGCTGGATATCGCGACGAGCAGGGGAAGTGGTCACCGCGCCTTCCAAAGATCATCGCCGCGACCGCAACGATCAGTGATCCTGAACGCCAGATCAAGACACTCTATCAGCGCAAGCCTGTGCGGTATCCGTACCCGGGGCCGGACATCTATCGTTCATTCTTCTCCGAACCCCAGGAGGCTCCTTCCGCGAACGGCGAACGGTCGGCCCTTGCGCAGTCGTTGCCACCACATCTAGCTCCAGAGGCCACCACACCGCTGATGCGCCTATACGTGTCGCTGATGACCAATGGAGCGACCCACACGGTGACAACGGTAGGTGTACTCAGTTCCTTCCATGCGATCGTCACGGGTCTCTGGCAGGATCTGCTTGACCCGTTAAAGACGCAGGCCGCCGTCGCAGCGCTTGCTGCGGCAGTCTCACCGGGGCGGGCTGGCAATTGGCGCAGAGCCGCGATCCAGCGAGCGGCCGGCGAAGGGAGAGCCGACGAGATCATGGCACTCGTCGATCTCCATCGCATTGCGCTCGCTTACGTCACGAACAAGAAAGGCGGCGACCAAGTCATCGATGCCCTTCACACGGCGGTCGCGCAAAAACACGAGGTCGCAGGCCTGCCCCACGATCGCTTTGTCAGTCGCCTGATTTCTGGGGGCATCGACATGCAGGAGATCCAAAGCGTCATGAAGCTCGCGGAGACGCCCTTCGAAGGAGGGGCCTATCCGAGTATCGGAGACACCCTCAGAAACATCGTCGCCACGTCCGCAATCAGTCACGGCGTGGACGTGGACAGGTTCAACAGCATGTTCTTTGCTGGCCTTCCCTCAGATATTGCCGAGTATATCCAAGCTTCCAGTCGCGTCGGCCGCACCCACGTCGGGTTCGTGATGCTTCTGCCGACCCCGCAGAGCCGTAGGGACCGGTATGTGATCGAGACGCACGACATATTCCACCGTTTCCTCGAGCGGATGATCGCGCCACCTGCCGTCGAGCGGTGGTCGGAGACCGCGATCGAACGGGTTCGACCCTCCTACGTCCAAACCTGGGCGATGCTGAAGGACGCAAGCGCGTTTCGGAGCCTTCCCGACGAGCGGAAGTCACAGTTCAAGACGCATGACTCAACCAGGGTGCTCAGCAACTTGGCCCGGGCAGACAATGTCCGCTTCGCCAGCGACATTGGTCACTTCATGCTCGATGCCTTGGGTGTCGCAGGCCGCGGCCCGGAAAAGATCGGGGAACCACCTGCGCGCGATTTCTATAGAGGGCGGACAGATGCCGCCGCGCAGGTGTTAGGGAGGGCAATAAGGGACTTGGACATAACCGCCCGGCTTCGGACGTTCTGGGAGGAGCAGGACTCCAAGCTCCGAATGCCCATGACATCGCTGCGGGACGTGGATGAGGCGGGCATCATCCGGGCCTCTGATTATGACCGCGGATCGAGAGGTGGCTCCAGGGAAATGAGCCTGGATGACATTGCCATCGCAATGAAGATCATCCGGCGGCAACGCGGCGATGCTGCTGAAACGGACACAGATTTCGACGAGATTGCGGGAGACTGA
- a CDS encoding FixH family protein — translation MTAKVISAKAIFASLAIALASTTVSHAAATDYEFKLVESEVTHGPEATVAVRLVDKRTDEPVSDAVIFTTRMDMAPEGMEAMTTPVEAMASTEPGVYRFKTNLSMEGGWRLKLAAKVQGETETVQGELVLQATP, via the coding sequence ATGACCGCAAAGGTGATTTCTGCGAAGGCAATCTTCGCGTCGCTGGCGATCGCGCTGGCTTCGACTACTGTTTCCCACGCCGCAGCGACGGACTATGAATTCAAGCTTGTCGAGTCCGAAGTGACCCACGGACCGGAGGCGACGGTCGCCGTCCGCCTCGTCGACAAGAGAACTGACGAACCCGTCTCCGACGCCGTGATCTTCACGACCCGCATGGACATGGCACCGGAAGGCATGGAGGCGATGACCACCCCGGTCGAGGCCATGGCTTCGACGGAACCCGGTGTCTATAGATTCAAGACCAACCTCAGCATGGAGGGCGGCTGGCGTTTGAAGCTGGCTGCGAAGGTCCAGGGCGAGACCGAAACCGTCCAGGGCGAACTGGTGCTGCAGGCCACGCCGTGA